The Montipora capricornis isolate CH-2021 chromosome 3, ASM3666992v2, whole genome shotgun sequence genome includes the window TAAATTTGGCAAATgccaggattccatattgaacaagaaatattaaatattaaacaaaatgcAGCTGTGGTCAAAGAAGTAACGAGAACCTcataaaacaataggtttaattagcaaatcTGCACGTGCATCATGCATTTTcgcacatttctttgccgttctctgcaaaagaacaacgtcaaatgaccaaattcaaggtttaaAAGAGAACGTGAGCACACgacagttaattttcttttctctaTCTGAACTTAACACAGTCTCTACGAATTCGGCTCACTCACAATTCAGTCACATTAGACAAATTAAACAAGTTGGAATAAATACGAAGTAGTTTAAAAGAACGCGCATTCGCTTTTTAACTGACGTTTTCCTCGCCGTTGCTTAAGGTCTCTAATAACAACAGTAACAACTTAAACTTAATGACCTGACTAGCGACACATTGGTTGCAATCATATCTGAAATCTTAGTGGAACTCAAAGAAATTCGAAAGCTAGTCGTCTGTTCTTTTTGGCGCAAAATTCGCGAATCAGGGCTTCTACATCAATGGGCATGTCTCTGTACGCATGCATCAGGGGAAGTGCAGAGAGTCGCTCTGTTTTCATTGTTGAACGTAAGTACGTCTTCACTCTGCGCATCGTGCTAAAAGAGCGTTCGCGGGTAGCTGTCGACACTGGCATTGTCAGGAGGATGGTAATAATTGTGACCACGTTGGGATAAAGGTCCGGATTAGCGTGCTGGAGTGTCTCTGTGAGTGCCACTGGTTTTTCCTCAGTTGAATGAGACCACTTTGTTTGCCACCTCAAAATTTCATTGTCAAAGTCTTTCTTCTCTGAAAGATCGGTTTTGTAGGTTTCATAAAGCTTACCTTGTACTCCGCTGTTGAAAGCGTTCAGCTTTGCCGGAAAAAGATATTGTCCCAAGAAACGATCCTCTTGTGACAGAAGCCTGTCAGTTAGTTCTTGTACGAGGTGATCGACCAAAGGAAAATACACGGCTCTTTGCCAGTACATGTCTGGCGTTTCTGCTGGGATATTCACTCTGTGTTGCTGACGTCCTGATGTTAGAGGTATGCTTGGTTCTTTCCAAACTGATGGATCATCTCTCTCTACTTTCATGACATTTATCACCACGCTTGCTTCTTTCGCTGCTTCAATAAGATCCACATTCTTTCCTTGAAGCATCTTTGATAAGGAGACTGTGTTAGAAAGTACATGCTCAGTAGCACAAAGGGCGATGATGAAATCAACTTGTTTTATGGAACACAAGTAGCCCCTTGCCTTCCCATCTCCATCGTCTGATAGAGTCTCCAGCGACTGTACTACCACGGGGTAAGCTGTCCGAAAGGTGTATAAAGAATCAGCCCGATTTGCCCATCGTGTTTCGCACAAGGTTCTTAGCTTTGCACGTCTCTCCATCTCTTCTCTTACTAAAACATCTTGAGGTAAAGATTCTTGAAAGGCTAGCAGTCGCTTGGCTGAATAGTCGAATGCAAATGCAATTGTTTGCAAGGTGCTCAACATATTGCGTACTAAAGGTTCCTTGCATGCGTGACCAATAGCAAGGTTAAGAGAGTGTGCTTTGCAATGGACATACACTGCTTCTGGTACATGCTGTTTTATGATTGCTTGCACACCCCTGTGTACTCCGGCCATATTTGCCGCACCGTCGTAGCCTTGTGCACGCATCTTACGGGTTTCAATTCCAAACTCTGCTTGAGTTGTCATGAATTTCTCAGCCAATGCCACTCCTTTTGTGCTTTCTGCCTCTACAAATCCTAGAAACTCCTCCCTCACCTCCACGGTGTTATCCTCATCTTTCCGGTGTACAAAGCGGACACAAATTGAGATTTGTTCCATTGTGGAAGCATCTGTTGCCTCATCTGCCAAAAACGCATTAAATTGAGCTCTGTTGCAATCTTTTACCAAAGATTTGCGGATGTAGTCTGCACAAAGTTCAATAAGTTCGTTCTGAATCCTTGGTGAAGTGTACTTTGCTCTGTTGTCATCATTTTGTAGGTGAAGTGCAAGAACAGGGTCAGTCTTGGCACGAAATTGAAGCAGAGAATGGAAGTTGCTAGTTCTTTCCACATGCCCACGTATTGCAATGTTCTGTTGACCACACAGCACTATTACATCAAGTATTGCCTTCAACATGTGGCGAtttctttcaatagttgcgGTAACTTGCGATGATAGATGACTGCAAATGTCTTTCTGCTTTCCACTTGCAATGCTTAAATAGTCATCACCTTTGATCACAGAATCGTGGTGGGGGGATGACTGACTGGTATGTAATTTCACAAGCCTCCCAATGTTACCCCAGTCTGACACTCCTTCAGTGGAACTGAATGTCCCTACCTGATTAGGTGATGCTCTTTCCGGCTTCCCGAACAACACACAATACACACACGATACAAAGTCTCTGGATACGGAATATCTGAGCCATTTATTGTTGACAAGCCACGTGTGAttcaactttctttgttttcagcGTATACCCTTTGAAGGGAACTTAAACTTGTGACAATGGTCCCATGTTCCTTGTAAGAGCTTAATTCTAACTTCATCTTTCTTCAAGTCATCGTCAGTCAGGTTTTCAATGTCGGGATAAGATGGTAGATCCAATTCCAGCAAGCTTTGCGATTGGGTCGAGTCTAATGGTACGTTTGTTCGCTCTGTTACTTCTGCTACGCCACGCATCTCAACTTCATTGCTCACCGCTGTTGACTCAGCGTTTGAATTATTCCCCACATGCGAAGCGCCAGGGGCTGTTGGACTGAAAAATTCGTCAATTTTGCGATTACTACGATTGTCCTTGGACGCCATGTTGTTTTCCCGCATGGGTCCAGTTGTGTGAGAGAGACTGGGTCGCCGACCCAGTCTCTCTCAAAAACCGACCAAAACCGAACCCGGTTCGGTTTTGGGTCTCGAGAGCGAGTTGTGATCCAGTAATGCTCTTGTAAATACGCCTTTCAACAAGTCTACACTAAGTCGTGAATCGTTCTAATACAAAATCGTTCTAATACAAAAATTATTATACCGTCCGAACGACTTGTAAGCCCGTGCTTATTTGCTTAAAGGCAGGTACGCGCTTGATTCTTCTATATATCTATATAATTCAATGATTTTAGCTATAGTGAAATATCTTGCAAAAGACCAAGCATCTGATTACTGTTGATCAACGTGCTTATAGAAAGAAACTAGAAAGGAAATTTATAGTTGTTTTGTATCCAAAACGGAGGGTGTCTTTTGCAGGGTGCAGCTAGCAGGTCGCAGGTTGCGGGGACAGTGACATGATGAAGTGAAACAATATCAGTCGTGCTTTATGTAAGTGAAATTCATACCTACAACCTGAAACCTGCAAATATATtacaatgcaaaaagaaaaaaacaaaacaaaaaaaggaaaatgtaagGGATATGAAAGATGTAAGAAATAAAACACATATGCTGGTAATTGAatctgaagtaaaaaaaaaattgttttgaacaaatgagacaaatgataataaaaaatgaattgtagatggtttgaacccaggaatcatatcattaagtaaagtatgatcgtccgggtgagtgtagtcctgagaaggactgtttgagatgacattgactgacgtttcgacaaccttagcggaagtcatcttcagagtcaagtgatttgtgtaacgtcagtagatactataagaactccggtcatagatgtcattggtcaacttattcgtgaggttattggtcgactgtcagttgagcctagatgtaattggctgggaagactaaacagtgattggtgcgtttcgatccgtctataggtctaaggtcagtacgtgtatcatAGAATActttgggcagtactgtgagagtaaatcagtgtgttgtttgtctgttgatgtcgtcgatgagtcgtttgtagggtgcgggaagttgtaggcatcagtttataggtgtctgttctaagttagtaaaccagctttccagtacgatccgttggaagtagttagtgttgtaggtaacacatgtagcagagtcctaGTGGATTCTGTGGTTtttctgtagatggtgttccggaatgttattgttgatgtcaccgttcacTCATcaacgacatcaacagacaaacaacacactgatttactctcacggtactgcccaacgtattttatgatacacgtactgaccttagacctatagacggatcgaaatgcaccaatcactgattggtcttcccagccaattacatctaggctcaactaacagtcgaccaataacctcacgaataagttgaccaatgacatctaagaccggagttcttatagtatctactgttacacaaatcacttgactctgaagatgacttccgctcaggttgtcaaaacttcaatgtcatctcaaatagtccttctcaggac containing:
- the LOC138040181 gene encoding 52 kDa repressor of the inhibitor of the protein kinase-like, with protein sequence MASKDNRSNRKIDEFFSPTAPGASHVGNNSNAESTAVSNEVEMRGVAEVTERTNVPLDSTQSQSLLELDLPSYPDIENLTDDDLKKDEPERASPNQVGTFSSTEGVSDWGNIGRLVKLHTSQSSPHHDSVIKGDDYLSIASGKQKDICSHLSSQVTATIERNRHMLKAILDVIVLCGQQNIAIRGHVERTSNFHSLLQFRAKTDPVLALHLQNDDNRAKYTSPRIQNELIELCADYIRKSLVKDCNRAQFNAFLADEATDASTMEQISICVRFVHRKDEDNTVEVREEFLGFVEAESTKGVALAEKFMTTQAEFGIETRKMRAQGYDGAANMAGVHRGVQAIIKQHVPEAVYVHCKAHSLNLAIGHACKEPLVRNMLSTLQTIAFAFDYSAKRLLAFQESLPQDVLVREEMERRAKLRTLCETRWANRADSLYTFRTAYPVVVQSLETLSDDGDGKARGYLCSIKQVDFIIALCATEHVLSNTVSLSKMLQGKNVDLIEAAKEASVVINVMKVERDDPSVWKEPSIPLTSGRQQHRVNIPAETPDMYWQRAVYFPLVDHLVQELTDRLLSQEDRFLGQYLFPAKLNAFNSGVQGKLYETYKTDLSEKKDFDNEILRWQTKWSHSTEEKPVALTETLQHANPDLYPNVVTIITILLTMPVSTATRERSFSTMRRVKTNITDDFSRGEVPEGLSNESGDEIGPHQKVRIRAARVKRVTDAPQNGGLKVVLRIGNDLQRVIGRRFNKGVMFQEVYDWAGSREDAPLHFTIQNGDKVISHDTPIADHCSCTLIERVSLQWDPI